The following are from one region of the Salvia splendens isolate huo1 chromosome 2, SspV2, whole genome shotgun sequence genome:
- the LOC121774263 gene encoding probable CCR4-associated factor 1 homolog 11: MAMVYCKSDGAALCLNCDSYVHSANAVSLHHLRSLIYDRWGRADRRNPHSSPLGSNHFNFRDFDSDYDPESIAFLRGQGINFAEHKRRGINSRFFAAYFLKSGVGMGRAWVTFHGLYDFGFLIKILTREALPDHLQEFMVLLRRFPGIQVYNLKPITRSLSLHGGLDAVARSLSVERAAGKSHHAGSDSLLTMQVFTRLDEIVYSSLFENASLDDCICDNLNWFDPNRTV; encoded by the exons ATGGCGATGGTTTACTGCAAGTCCGACGGCGCCGCCCTGTGCCTCAATTGCGACAGCTACGTCCACTCCGCTAACGCCGTCTCGCTCCACCACCTCCGCTCTCTAATCTATGACCGCTGGGGCAGAGCTGACCGCCGGAATCCCCACTCCTCTCCGTTGGGATCAAATCAC TTCAACTTCCGCGACTTCGACTCTGACTACGACCCCGAGTCTATCGCCTTCCTCCGCGGTCAGGGCATCAACTTCGCCGAGCACAAGCGCAGGGGTATCAACTCCCGTTTCTTCGCTGCCTACTTTCTCAAATCCGGCGTTGGAATGGGCCGGGCCTGGGTTACTTTCCACGGGCTCtacgacttcgggttcctgaTCAAGATTCTTACGAGGGAGGCGCTGCCCGACCATCTCCAAGAGTTCATGGTGCTGCTGCGTCGCTTTCCGGGGATTCAGGTCTACAATTTGAAGCCCATCACACGCTCCTTATCGCTGCATGGTGGGCTCGACGCGGTGGCTCGGAGTTTGAGTGTCGagcgggctgctgggaagagcCATCATGCCGGCTCAGATAGTCTGCTCACTATGCAAGTCTTCACTCGACTTGATGAAATAGTATATAGTAGTTTGTTTGAAAATGCATCTCTTGATGATTGCATTTGTGACAATTTGAATTGGTTTGATCCCAATCGTACCGTTTAA